TCTCAGGTAGGTTGCAGTCTACGCAAGGACTGTTTGATGTCTAGTTTACTCTTACAGAAAGCGTACCCTTTCTTAAGACATTTCACTTCTACCCCCAGGAAAATTGTCATAATGTGCTGAATTTGTTAGAGCAAGACACTAGTACCATATGTAAACATCCAATGTTCACAGTGAGAATGGTACTCTTTACCTGTGGCATGGTAGGCCACTGGCTCTCCCTTTtatgttatctttcttttttttttttttgagatggagtttcactcttgttgcccaggccggagtgcaatggtgcaatctcggctcactgcaacctctgccccccgggttcaagcaattctcctgcctcagcttccccagtagctgggattacaggcgcccgctaccacacccagctaatttttgtatttttagtagagacagggttttgccatgtaggccaggctggtctccaactcctgacctaaagtgattcgcccctttggcctcccaaagtgctgggattacaggtgtgagccaccgcgcccggcccccttttATGTTTTCCATGAAATTTGCTGAATCCTCTCAGTCCCTTATGgcctttttctaattttctttgatcttttttgtttctttctgtaattttaaaGTGATTTCAAGAGTACATGTGAAACATGCAATCAATAAGCCATCCTTAACcaagaattatatataaaattagtttgttataaatgtattatttgtatgtgtattaaattatttcttataaaataaaatagttgtattaagatttatttgtaattttgacATCTCTTACATCTTTAATTTCAACGTTTGTTTTGTAGATTCAAaggaaaaaacatgaaaattaaaatcaagtTACAATTTTGCATTGGCATAAAACATATCAGCAAATAAGATGTCTGAAAAGGAGGGTATGTCGGAAGAGCTAGAGGATACTATTAGTCAATTTAGGAAAGAATCTAGATCACAGTCAATGAAGGAGCCTGACTTTATTAAAGAAACATCAAATTTGATAAATGAAGCTTCTGATTACTTGGAAGGGAAATCTTCTAACCAAATTTATGAAACACATCCTAGACAGAATACATTAGAGTCAACATCTTCCTCTGGAAGCAAGTCTAAGagaaatgaagaacaaaagaaaaatcttcaatTTTCTGAAACAAGCACTAGAACAGAAACTTCACAGGGTTTATCATCACTAACTGGGAGGACTGCAGAATATCAGGCTTTGGTTAACTTCCTAACTCATGAAACAGTAGAAGAAGTTAGTCCACAAGTCTCTGAAGAAAATCAGAAACAACTTGGCTTAGGGGCAGATAACTTTACAGTTAACCTTGAGGCCAAGGGTTTACAGGAATTTCctaaggacattttaaaaatcaaatatgtaaaatatctatATTTAGACAAGAATCAAATCAAAACTTTTCAAGGGGCAGACTCAGGTGATCTGTTAGGACTTGAAATTCTATCCCTGCAAGAAAATGGATTATCATCACTTCCATCTGAAATTCAGTTACTTCATAATTTAAGGATATTAAACGTCAGTCACAACCACATATCACCTATACCTAAAGAAATATCTCAGCTTGGGAATATCAGACAACTCTTTTTTTATAACAATTACATTGAAAATTTTCCTTCTGACTTAGAATGTCTTGGAAACTTGGAAATTTTAAGTTtgggtaaaaataaattaagacatATACCAGACACTCTACCTAGTTTAAAAAACTTGAGGGTTCTCAATTTGGAATATAATCAGTTAACAATATTTCCTAAAGCTCTCTGCTTCCTTCCAAAGTTAATTTCACTCGACCTTACTGGAAACCTAATAAGCAGTTTGCCAAAAGAAATTAGGGAGcttaaaaatttagaaacacTTTTACTGGATCACAATAAGCTTACCTTTCTGGCTGTAGAAATTTTTCAGTTACTCAGAATAAAAGAACTCCAACTGGCCGACAataaattggaagttatttcaCACAAAATTGAGAATTTCAGGGAACTTAGGATTCTTATACttgataaaaatttattgaaaaatataccAGAGAAAATATCTTGCTGTGCAATGTTGGAATGCCTTAGTCTTAGTGATAATAAATTAACAGAACTTCCTAAGAACATCCATAAGCTTAACAATTTAAGAAAACTCCATGTAAACAGAAATAATATGGTAAAAATAACTGACAGTATCTCACATCTTAATAATATATGCAGTCTAGAATTTTCAGGAAACATAATCACAGGTGTTcccattgaaataaaaaactgccaaaaaataattaaaattgaattgagttataacaa
The nucleotide sequence above comes from Symphalangus syndactylus isolate Jambi chromosome 3, NHGRI_mSymSyn1-v2.1_pri, whole genome shotgun sequence. Encoded proteins:
- the LRRD1 gene encoding leucine-rich repeat and death domain-containing protein 1, with the translated sequence MSEKEGMSEELEDTISQFRKESRSQSMKEPDFIKETSNLINEASDYLEGKSSNQIYETHPRQNTLESTSSSGSKSKRNEEQKKNLQFSETSTRTETSQGLSSLTGRTAEYQALVNFLTHETVEEVSPQVSEENQKQLGLGADNFTVNLEAKGLQEFPKDILKIKYVKYLYLDKNQIKTFQGADSGDLLGLEILSLQENGLSSLPSEIQLLHNLRILNVSHNHISPIPKEISQLGNIRQLFFYNNYIENFPSDLECLGNLEILSLGKNKLRHIPDTLPSLKNLRVLNLEYNQLTIFPKALCFLPKLISLDLTGNLISSLPKEIRELKNLETLLLDHNKLTFLAVEIFQLLRIKELQLADNKLEVISHKIENFRELRILILDKNLLKNIPEKISCCAMLECLSLSDNKLTELPKNIHKLNNLRKLHVNRNNMVKITDSISHLNNICSLEFSGNIITGVPIEIKNCQKIIKIELSYNKIMYFPLGLCALDSLYYLNVNGNYISEIPVDISFSKQLLHLELSENKLLIFSEHFCSLINLKYLDLGKNQIKKIPASISNMISLHVLILCCNKFETFPRELCTLENLQVLDLSENQLQKISSDICNLKGIQKLNFSSNQFIHFPIELCQLQSLEQLNISQIKGRKLTRLPGELSNMTQLKELDISNNAIREIPRNIGELRNLVSLHAYNNQISYLPPSLLSLNDLQQLNLSGNNLTALPSAIYNLFSLKEINFDDNPLLRPPMEICKGKQLYTIARYLQRADERDEKILEKIIKIVANNITETNFEFLCQKLNLANSETDMPTKSTVSLSERAQQTLVIWKTQSNKLSLTTAALRDQLIRALTMIGAYEIMDKITALNLFTRAIKF